One genomic window of Cyprinus carpio isolate SPL01 chromosome B8, ASM1834038v1, whole genome shotgun sequence includes the following:
- the si:ch211-196c10.13 gene encoding oligodendrocyte transcription factor 2, with protein sequence MFADRMNIRRMNPLPVGDHDCELRFHISMSSSPYGQSLGEGVPAHPSDELTSGHPIIEETASEMDRISFQCLENGFHGDSVPSSGTIKKPRALRLLNNARERRRMHDLNDALDDLRAVIPYTPNENVKKLSKIATLLLAKNHILMQARALKEMRRIVEQAVTRNTIMTPHTLSD encoded by the coding sequence ATGTTTGCTGACAGAATGAACATCAGGAGAATGAATCCTCTGCCGGTTGGTGACCACGACTGTGAACTGCGCTTCCACATCTCCATGAGCAGCTCGCCCTACGGTCAGAGCCTCGGTGAAGGAGTTCCCGCGCACCCCTCCGATGAATTAACCTCGGGCCATCCCATAATCGAAGAGACAGCATCGGAGATGGACAGGATAAGTTTTCAGTGTCTGGAAAATGGATTTCACGGAGATTCGGTGCCCAGCAGCGGAACAATCAAGAAGCCCAGAGCGCTGCGGCTGCTTAACAATGCGCGTGAACGGAGACGCATGCACGATCTTAACGACGCGCTGGATGACCTGCGAGCTGTCATACCGTACACACCGAATGAAAACGTGAAAAAACTCTCCAAGATAGCGACGCTGCTCCTGGCCAAAAACCACATCCTGATGCAAGCTCGGGCCTTGAAGGAGATGCGGAGGATAGTTGAGCAGGCCGTGACAAGGAATACTATTATGACACCACATACATTGTCAGATTGA
- the gid8a gene encoding glucose-induced degradation protein 8-A homolog, producing MMSYSEKTEDITKEEWMDKLNNVHIQRADMNRLIMNYLVTEGFKEAAEKFRMESGIEPNVDLDSLDERIKIREMVLKGQIQEAIALINSLHPDLLDTNRYLYFHLQQQHLIELIRLRETEAALEFAQSQLAEQGEESRECLTEMERTLALLAFDNPEESPFGDLLNMMQRQKVWSEVNQAVLDYENRESTPKLAKLLKLLLWAQNELDQKKVKYSRMTDISKGTIEDPK from the exons ATGATGAGTTATTCAGAGAAGACTGAGGATATTACAAAGGAGGAATGGATGGATAAACTGAATAATGTGCACATTCAGAGGGCAGATATGAACAGGCTCATCATGAACTATCTAGTAACAG AGGGATTTAAAGAGGCTGCAGAGAAGTTTCGTATGGAATCTGGGATTGAGCCAAATGTGGATTTAGACTCTCTGGATGAGAGGATAAAGATCAGGGAAATGGTTTTGAAAGGTCAGATCCAGGAAGCCATTGCTCTCATTAACAGCCTCCACCCTGATCTCCTCGACACCAATCGATACCTCTACTTTCACCTTCAG CAGCAGCATCTGATTGAGCTCATCCGTCTGCGGGAGACTGAGGCGGCCCTAGAGTTTGCGCAGTCACAGCTCGCCGAACAGGGAGAGGAGAGCAGAGAATGCCTTACTGAGATGGAGCGAACCCTGGCACTGCTCGCATTCGACAACCCTGAAGAATCGCCGTTTGGAGACCTGCTTAACATGATGCAGAGGCAGAAG GTGTGGAGCGAGGTGAACCAGGCTGTTCTAGACTATGAGAACAGAGAATCTACTCCAAAATTAGCAAAGCTGCTGAAGCTTTTACTGTGGGCTCAGAATGAACTGGACCAGAAAAAAGTGAAATACTCCAGAATGACAGACATCAGCAAGGGCACCATTGAGGACCCGAAGTAG
- the slc17a9a gene encoding solute carrier family 17 member 9: MAAEQELDHFQTPLDSVKIPFRDVCDTSGLKITQINHKTTVWPRPLARTWTLMLLLVTCLLYWSRMAMPICAVTMAKEFGWSKSETGIVLGAFFWGYCFTQVLGGHASDRIGGERVLLLSTFSWGVMTAVTPLLANIGLRPLVTMTVTRFLLGVMQGVHYPSLVSICAQRVTEGERGLLMSTLACGCYLGMMLVGGVGSLMLDWFGWGSVFYGAGLLAVCWTCFVWKYLLQGPSFSLDSLWISSSSTSESSKVNWLNLLREPSVWAMIIAHLCFSSTYYTLMSWLPTFFKDMFPYAKDWVFNVIPWFVALPTSLFGGSISDHLVRQGYRTATVRKVMQFFAMGVASVFIFLLCKTDSFINAVACVSLAVGLSTFNNSGVSVNVHDQAPSCAGALFGIMNTCSAFTGLLLVYMSGYMIEVTGSWVNVFSVLAVVNVIGVTIFIALGEAKRVDQPQIISTSC, from the exons ATGGCTGCTGAGCAAGAATTGGACCACTTCCAAACACCACTGGACTCTGTGAAAATACCTTTCAGAGATGTGTGTGACACGTCCGGGCTAAAGATAACGCAAATTAACCACAAGACAACAGTATGGCCAag GCCACTGGCACGGACCTGGACCCTGATGCTTCTGTTAGTCACATGTCTTCTCTACTGGTCACGGATGGCCATGCCAATCTGTGCTGTCACCATGGCAAAAGAATTTGGATGGAGCAAGAGCGAGACTGGCATAGTGCTGGGTGCTTTTTTCTGGGGTTACTGTTTTACTCAGGTACTTGGTGGCCATGCCAGTGATAG GATAGGAGGAGAGAGAGTATTGCTACTGTCCACCTTCTCCTGGGGCGTGATGACGGCTGTCACTCCGCTTCTGGCCAACATTGGACTCCGACCTCTTGTTACCATGACAGTGACCAGGTTTCTATTGGGTGTAATGCAAG GGGTTCACTACCCTTCTCTTGTCAGTATCTGTGCTCAGCGTGTGACGGAGGGAGAGAGAGGTTTATTGATGAGCACTCTGGCCTGTGGGTGCTACCTAGG GATGATGCTGGTTGGAGGTGTAGGTTCCCTGATGCTGGATTGGTTTGGATGGGGGAGTGTGTTTTATGGAGCTGGTCTCCTTGCTGTTTGCTGGACCTGTTTTGTATGGAAATATCTTCTGCAAG GTCCAAGTTTCTCTCTTGACTCACTGTGGATCAGCAGTAGTTCTACATCTGAATCATCTAAAGTCAATTGGCTGAATCTCCTTAGAGAGCCTAGTGTCTG gGCTATGATCATTGCTCATCTCTGCTTTAGTAGCACGTATTACACACTCATGTCatggctaccaacattcttcaaagacATGTTTCCTTATGCTAAG GATTGGGTGTTTAATGTGATCCCTTGGTTTGTAGCACTGCCCACTTCACTGTTTGGAGGCTCTATCTCTGATCATCTCGTTAGGCAAG GCTACAGGACTGCGACTGTAAGGAAAGTGATGCAG TTCTTCGCAATGGGAGTAGCCAGTGTGTTCATCTTCCTTCTCTGTAAGACAGACAGCTTTATCAATGCTGTGGCATGTGTGTCTCTGGCTGTCGGACTGTCTACATTTAATAACAG TGGGGTGTCTGTGAATGTGCATGACCAGGCACCATCATGTGCAGGAGCCCTGTTTG GGATTATGAACACATGTTCTGCTTTTACTG GTTTGTTGTTGGTGTACATGTCTGGGTACATGATTGAGGTCACAGGTTCCTGGGTGAATGTGTTCTCAGTCCTGGCTGTGGTGAATGTCATTGGTGTCACCATATTCATAGCGCTGGGTGAAGCAAAACGAGTTGATCAGCCTCAGATTATCTCAACATCATGCTGa
- the dnajc5aa gene encoding dnaJ (Hsp40) homolog, subfamily C, member 5aa: MAEQQRQRSLSTSGESLYHVLGVDKLATVDDIKKSYRKLALKYHPDKNPDNPEAVDKFKEINNAHAILNDTTKRNIYDKYGSLGLYVAEQFGEENVNTYFVLSSWWAKALFIFCGLATGCYFCCCLCCCCNCCCGKCKPRPPEGQEQEFYVSPEDLEAQLQSDEREAGGGEPIVLQPSSATETTQLTSDGYHTTYHTDTGFN; the protein is encoded by the exons ATGGCTGAGCAGCAGAGGCAGCGCAGTCTCTCCACCTCTGGAGAATCACTCTATCATGTGCTGGGTGTCGACAAACTGGCCACTGTCGATGACATCAAGAAGTCATACAG GAAATTGGCATTGAAATATCACCCTGACAAGAATCCTGACAACCCTGAGGCAGTTGATAAGTTTAAAGAGATAAACAATGCCCATGCCATCCTTAACGACACGACAAAGAGAAACATCTATGATAAGTATGGCTCTCTGGGACTTTATGTGGCTGAACAGTTTGGAGAAGAGAACGTCAACACTTACTTTGTCCTATCCAGCTGGTGGGCCAAG GCTCTGTTTATTTTCTGTGGCCTGGCGACAGGCTGCTACTTCTGCTGTTGCCTGTGCTGTTGTTGTAACTGCTGCTGTGGGAAGTGTAAACCACGGCCACCTGAGGGACAGGAACAGGAATTCTATGTCTCCCCTGAAGACTTAGAGGCCCAACTGCAGTCCGATGAGAGAG AGGCAGGTGGAGGTGAGCCCATCGTGCTGCAGCCCTCGTCTGCCACAGAAACCACCCAGCTAACGTCTGACGGTTACCATACTACTTACCACACTGACACCGGCTTCAATTAA